One Deinococcus sp. LM3 genomic region harbors:
- a CDS encoding permease prefix domain 1-containing protein — MTRRLPRPRRPLSADAYIHHATRGLPRAERLDAAAELRAHLTERMQEHQAHGFSPEEAEYLAVRGMGDPQPVNRGLLGHAFTHRAGWLTLAALLMGGLGWTAYREWLPPREGAQFGAMNQQDVNALFSDRDAPRGTYQGVTLTYPRGTKAVLYVTVSGPEARKLNLTTKDLTQEEQINFTGRIPGSYRYQERVLLSAWRMTCDGQERSGIYKTGYGLPSPFENSGAHYRSGPGGMIVGECGNPSVRLNRVTHTLSTTPPTQETHTVPPYGAGAIFNNAHRPLRLNEWRVLYRLRVDPEAGPNTSGAADSGAFSAKVRGVYVAVMPLDHVPNDTDGYSWGGMTVGFKGQKPIPLPPLVTDQSGG, encoded by the coding sequence GTGACCCGCCGCCTGCCCCGCCCCCGCCGGCCCCTGAGCGCCGACGCGTACATCCACCACGCCACGCGCGGTCTGCCCAGAGCCGAACGCCTGGACGCCGCCGCCGAACTCCGCGCGCACCTGACCGAACGCATGCAGGAACATCAGGCGCACGGCTTCTCGCCCGAGGAAGCCGAGTACCTCGCCGTGCGCGGCATGGGCGACCCGCAACCCGTCAACCGGGGCCTGCTCGGGCACGCCTTCACGCACCGCGCCGGGTGGCTCACGCTGGCGGCACTCCTCATGGGCGGCCTGGGCTGGACGGCGTACCGCGAGTGGCTCCCACCGCGCGAGGGTGCGCAGTTCGGAGCCATGAACCAGCAGGACGTGAACGCGCTGTTCAGCGACAGAGATGCCCCGCGCGGCACGTACCAGGGCGTGACCCTCACCTACCCACGCGGCACGAAAGCCGTGCTGTACGTGACCGTCAGCGGCCCTGAGGCCAGAAAGTTGAACCTGACCACAAAAGACCTGACTCAGGAAGAGCAGATCAACTTCACGGGCCGTATCCCCGGCAGTTATCGCTATCAGGAACGCGTCCTCCTGAGTGCATGGCGCATGACCTGCGACGGCCAGGAACGCAGCGGCATCTACAAGACCGGGTACGGGCTGCCCTCACCCTTCGAGAACTCGGGCGCCCATTATCGCAGTGGTCCGGGCGGCATGATCGTCGGGGAGTGCGGGAATCCCAGCGTGCGCCTGAACCGCGTCACCCACACCCTGAGCACCACGCCCCCCACCCAGGAAACCCATACCGTGCCTCCGTATGGAGCGGGAGCCATCTTTAACAACGCGCACAGACCGCTGCGCCTCAACGAATGGCGAGTGCTGTACCGCCTGCGTGTGGATCCGGAGGCCGGCCCCAATACATCCGGCGCGGCCGACAGTGGCGCGTTCAGCGCGAAGGTGCGCGGCGTGTACGTGGCGGTCATGCCGCTCGATCACGTGCCCAACGACACGGACGGCTACAGCTGGGGTGGCATGACGGTGGGATTCAAGGGCCAGAAGCCCATCCCCCTGCCGCCGCTGGTGACGGATCAGTCGGGCGGGTGA
- a CDS encoding EVE domain-containing protein: MRFWLLKSEPDVFGFPDLVRVRREPWNGVRNYQARNFLREMREGDLCLFYHSNAKPTGVAGVARICRAAYPDDLQFDPASAYFDPKSSAQAPRWSMVDVEPLVAFPQVVSLDTLRGLPEWEGSVLTRKGSRLSVMPVDGAAFWATLDAAGLSLEDVGGLLE, encoded by the coding sequence ATGCGTTTCTGGTTACTCAAGTCCGAGCCGGATGTGTTCGGTTTTCCTGATCTGGTGCGGGTGCGGCGCGAGCCGTGGAATGGCGTGCGGAACTATCAGGCGCGGAATTTCCTGCGCGAGATGCGCGAGGGGGACCTGTGCCTGTTTTACCACTCGAACGCGAAACCGACCGGGGTGGCGGGCGTGGCGCGCATCTGCCGCGCGGCGTACCCGGATGATCTGCAGTTCGATCCGGCGAGTGCGTACTTCGACCCGAAGTCGAGTGCGCAGGCGCCGCGCTGGAGCATGGTGGATGTGGAGCCGCTGGTGGCATTCCCGCAGGTGGTCTCGCTGGACACCCTGCGGGGCCTGCCGGAGTGGGAGGGGTCGGTCCTGACGCGCAAGGGCTCTCGCCTGAGCGTGATGCCGGTGGACGGCGCGGCGTTCTGGGCGACGCTGGACGCGGCGGGCCTGAGCCTGGAGGACGTGGGCGGCCTGCTGGAGTGA
- a CDS encoding 1-acyl-sn-glycerol-3-phosphate acyltransferase: MSPLWPGQQHTLGSRLALALMRLAGWTPVLEPPPSLKFVGAAAPHTHNLDFWPGIFWTWATRAPVHFVAKRELFKFPLGVFMRAVGGIALDRRRAGGNFVDAVVEIIEREKELVMVVAPEGTRSAGQYWKTGFYYMALEARVPIGITALDWKRRRVGVIGYVTPTGDIEADFARIRELLRDIRGHTPANEIPAVPRPAEAGGPSRS, encoded by the coding sequence ATGTCTCCTCTCTGGCCCGGTCAGCAGCACACCCTCGGTTCCCGCCTCGCGCTGGCGCTCATGCGTCTGGCGGGGTGGACGCCCGTCCTGGAGCCGCCGCCCAGCCTGAAGTTCGTGGGGGCCGCCGCGCCGCACACGCACAACCTGGACTTCTGGCCGGGCATCTTCTGGACGTGGGCGACGCGCGCCCCGGTGCATTTCGTGGCGAAACGGGAACTGTTCAAATTTCCGCTGGGGGTGTTCATGCGCGCCGTGGGCGGCATCGCCCTGGATCGCCGCCGCGCCGGTGGGAACTTCGTGGACGCCGTCGTGGAGATCATCGAGCGGGAGAAGGAACTGGTGATGGTCGTCGCGCCGGAAGGAACGCGCAGCGCCGGGCAGTACTGGAAGACCGGCTTCTACTACATGGCGCTGGAGGCCAGGGTGCCGATCGGGATCACGGCGCTGGACTGGAAACGCCGGCGGGTGGGCGTGATCGGGTACGTCACCCCGACCGGGGATATCGAGGCGGATTTCGCCCGGATCCGCGAGCTGCTGCGCGACATCCGGGGGCACACGCCCGCCAACGAGATTCCGGCCGTTCCCCGCCCCGCCGAGGCGGGCGGCCCCAGCCGCAGCTGA